The following proteins come from a genomic window of Gossypium raimondii isolate GPD5lz chromosome 5, ASM2569854v1, whole genome shotgun sequence:
- the LOC105769578 gene encoding uncharacterized WD repeat-containing protein C2A9.03 isoform X3 — translation MLRNLLWATSKHDVYLMENYSVMHWSSLLHKGEEVLNVAKPIVPNLKHPGLLSQQLSRVQISTMVVKENLMVAGGFQGELICKYLNQSGAAFCTKLTTDDNAITNAVDVFNNPSGALRVMAANNDAKIRIFDAETFASINRYSFNWSVNNTSVSPDGKLLAVLGDSVECLIVDAQSGKVTNSLKGHLDYSFASAWHPDGHILATGNQDTSCRLWDIRNLSKSLAILKGRMGAIRGVKFTSDGRFLAIAEPADFVHIFDTKLGYVNCQEIDIFGEIAGVSFSPDTETLFVGVADRTYGSLLAYNRRRYNQYLDSML, via the exons ATG CTGAGAAATCTATTGTGGGCTACATCAAAGCACGATGTCTACCTCATGGAAAATTACTCAGTAATGCATTGGTCATCACTGCTTCACAAAGGCGAAGAAGTACTGAATGTGGCTAAACCAATTGTTCCCAACCTG AAGCATCCTGGACTGCTATCTCAGCAACTCTCTAGAGTGCAGATTAGCACTATGGtagttaaagaaaatttaatggtAGCAGGTGGTTTTCAAGGAGAGCTTATTTGCAAG TACTTAAATCAATCAGGGGCAGCATTTTGCACAAAATTGACTACTGATGATAATGCAATCACCAATGCTGTGGATGTGTTTAATAATCCTAG CGGTGCATTGAGAGTTATGGCTGCAAATAATGATGCTAAAATCCGAATATTTGATGCTGAAACTTTTGCTAGTATTAACCGCTACTCGTTCAACTGGTCTGTAAAT AATACCTCTGTAAGTCCAGATGGGAAGTTGCTTGCGGTACTCGGAGATAGTGTGGAGTGCTTGATTGTTGATGCCCAATCTGGCAAA GTTACCAACAGCCTAAAAGGGCATTTGGACTATTCTTTTGCTTCAGCTTGGCACCCTGATGGGCACATTCTGGCAACTGGGAATCAGGACACTAGCTGTAGGTTGTGGGACATAAGAAACCTGTCGAAGTCCCTAGCTATATTGAAGGGAAGAATGGGAGCAATAAGAGGAGTGAAGTTCACATCGGATGGTCGGTTCCTGGCCATAGCTGAGCCTGCAGATTTCGTTCACATCTTTGATACGAAGTTGGGGTATGTTAATTGCCAAGAAATTGATATTTTCGGTGAAATAGCTGGAGTATCGTTTAGCCCGGATACAGAAACGCTCTTTGTTGGGGTTGCTGATCGCACTTACGGCAGCTTGTTAGCGTATAACCGCAGACGATATAACCAATATCTGGACTCCATGTTGTAG
- the LOC105769578 gene encoding uncharacterized WD repeat-containing protein C2A9.03 isoform X1 — protein sequence MERFEDDDLQYVVDDYYDVNDFNNDGAVVEPEPQRDAAGLESFDSDFEDDIESSKPKTDTSAEEARNGKDIQGIPWERLNFTRERYRQTRVREYKNYENLYGSREEMEKECLQVEKGKAFYDFQFNTRLVKSTIVHFQLRNLLWATSKHDVYLMENYSVMHWSSLLHKGEEVLNVAKPIVPNLKHPGLLSQQLSRVQISTMVVKENLMVAGGFQGELICKYLNQSGAAFCTKLTTDDNAITNAVDVFNNPSGALRVMAANNDAKIRIFDAETFASINRYSFNWSVNNTSVSPDGKLLAVLGDSVECLIVDAQSGKVTNSLKGHLDYSFASAWHPDGHILATGNQDTSCRLWDIRNLSKSLAILKGRMGAIRGVKFTSDGRFLAIAEPADFVHIFDTKLGYVNCQEIDIFGEIAGVSFSPDTETLFVGVADRTYGSLLAYNRRRYNQYLDSML from the exons ATGGAACGATTTGAAGACGACGATCTTCAGTACGTTGTCGATGACTACTACGACGTCAATGATTTCAATAACGACGGTGCCGTAGTCGAACCCGAGCCTCAGAGAGACGCCGCTGGACTTGAATCCTTTGACTCCGACTTTGAAGACGATATTGAATCA AGTAAGCCAAAAACTGACACATCAGCTGAGGAAGCAAGAAATGGAAAAGATATACAAGGAATTCCTTGGGAGAGGCTTAATTTCACTAGAGAAAGGTACCGCCAGACGAGAGTAAGAGAGTACAAGAACTACGAGAACCTCTATGGTTCTCGTGAAGAGATGGAAAAG GAATGCTTGCAAGTAGAGAAGGGAAAGGCCTTTTATGACTTTCAGTTTAACACAAGGCTTGTCAAATCGACAATTGTTCACTTTCAG CTGAGAAATCTATTGTGGGCTACATCAAAGCACGATGTCTACCTCATGGAAAATTACTCAGTAATGCATTGGTCATCACTGCTTCACAAAGGCGAAGAAGTACTGAATGTGGCTAAACCAATTGTTCCCAACCTG AAGCATCCTGGACTGCTATCTCAGCAACTCTCTAGAGTGCAGATTAGCACTATGGtagttaaagaaaatttaatggtAGCAGGTGGTTTTCAAGGAGAGCTTATTTGCAAG TACTTAAATCAATCAGGGGCAGCATTTTGCACAAAATTGACTACTGATGATAATGCAATCACCAATGCTGTGGATGTGTTTAATAATCCTAG CGGTGCATTGAGAGTTATGGCTGCAAATAATGATGCTAAAATCCGAATATTTGATGCTGAAACTTTTGCTAGTATTAACCGCTACTCGTTCAACTGGTCTGTAAAT AATACCTCTGTAAGTCCAGATGGGAAGTTGCTTGCGGTACTCGGAGATAGTGTGGAGTGCTTGATTGTTGATGCCCAATCTGGCAAA GTTACCAACAGCCTAAAAGGGCATTTGGACTATTCTTTTGCTTCAGCTTGGCACCCTGATGGGCACATTCTGGCAACTGGGAATCAGGACACTAGCTGTAGGTTGTGGGACATAAGAAACCTGTCGAAGTCCCTAGCTATATTGAAGGGAAGAATGGGAGCAATAAGAGGAGTGAAGTTCACATCGGATGGTCGGTTCCTGGCCATAGCTGAGCCTGCAGATTTCGTTCACATCTTTGATACGAAGTTGGGGTATGTTAATTGCCAAGAAATTGATATTTTCGGTGAAATAGCTGGAGTATCGTTTAGCCCGGATACAGAAACGCTCTTTGTTGGGGTTGCTGATCGCACTTACGGCAGCTTGTTAGCGTATAACCGCAGACGATATAACCAATATCTGGACTCCATGTTGTAG
- the LOC105769578 gene encoding uncharacterized WD repeat-containing protein C2A9.03 isoform X4 yields MENYSVMHWSSLLHKGEEVLNVAKPIVPNLKHPGLLSQQLSRVQISTMVVKENLMVAGGFQGELICKYLNQSGAAFCTKLTTDDNAITNAVDVFNNPSGALRVMAANNDAKIRIFDAETFASINRYSFNWSVNNTSVSPDGKLLAVLGDSVECLIVDAQSGKVTNSLKGHLDYSFASAWHPDGHILATGNQDTSCRLWDIRNLSKSLAILKGRMGAIRGVKFTSDGRFLAIAEPADFVHIFDTKLGYVNCQEIDIFGEIAGVSFSPDTETLFVGVADRTYGSLLAYNRRRYNQYLDSML; encoded by the exons ATGGAAAATTACTCAGTAATGCATTGGTCATCACTGCTTCACAAAGGCGAAGAAGTACTGAATGTGGCTAAACCAATTGTTCCCAACCTG AAGCATCCTGGACTGCTATCTCAGCAACTCTCTAGAGTGCAGATTAGCACTATGGtagttaaagaaaatttaatggtAGCAGGTGGTTTTCAAGGAGAGCTTATTTGCAAG TACTTAAATCAATCAGGGGCAGCATTTTGCACAAAATTGACTACTGATGATAATGCAATCACCAATGCTGTGGATGTGTTTAATAATCCTAG CGGTGCATTGAGAGTTATGGCTGCAAATAATGATGCTAAAATCCGAATATTTGATGCTGAAACTTTTGCTAGTATTAACCGCTACTCGTTCAACTGGTCTGTAAAT AATACCTCTGTAAGTCCAGATGGGAAGTTGCTTGCGGTACTCGGAGATAGTGTGGAGTGCTTGATTGTTGATGCCCAATCTGGCAAA GTTACCAACAGCCTAAAAGGGCATTTGGACTATTCTTTTGCTTCAGCTTGGCACCCTGATGGGCACATTCTGGCAACTGGGAATCAGGACACTAGCTGTAGGTTGTGGGACATAAGAAACCTGTCGAAGTCCCTAGCTATATTGAAGGGAAGAATGGGAGCAATAAGAGGAGTGAAGTTCACATCGGATGGTCGGTTCCTGGCCATAGCTGAGCCTGCAGATTTCGTTCACATCTTTGATACGAAGTTGGGGTATGTTAATTGCCAAGAAATTGATATTTTCGGTGAAATAGCTGGAGTATCGTTTAGCCCGGATACAGAAACGCTCTTTGTTGGGGTTGCTGATCGCACTTACGGCAGCTTGTTAGCGTATAACCGCAGACGATATAACCAATATCTGGACTCCATGTTGTAG
- the LOC105769578 gene encoding uncharacterized WD repeat-containing protein C2A9.03 isoform X2 — translation MERFEDDDLQYVVDDYYDVNDFNNDGAVVEPEPQRDAAGLESFDSDFEDDIESSKPKTDTSAEEARNGKDIQGIPWERLNFTRERYRQTRVREYKNYENLYGSREEMEKECLQVEKGKAFYDFQFNTRLVKSTIVHFQLRNLLWATSKHDVYLMENYSVMHWSSLLHKGEEVLNVAKPIVPNLHPGLLSQQLSRVQISTMVVKENLMVAGGFQGELICKYLNQSGAAFCTKLTTDDNAITNAVDVFNNPSGALRVMAANNDAKIRIFDAETFASINRYSFNWSVNNTSVSPDGKLLAVLGDSVECLIVDAQSGKVTNSLKGHLDYSFASAWHPDGHILATGNQDTSCRLWDIRNLSKSLAILKGRMGAIRGVKFTSDGRFLAIAEPADFVHIFDTKLGYVNCQEIDIFGEIAGVSFSPDTETLFVGVADRTYGSLLAYNRRRYNQYLDSML, via the exons ATGGAACGATTTGAAGACGACGATCTTCAGTACGTTGTCGATGACTACTACGACGTCAATGATTTCAATAACGACGGTGCCGTAGTCGAACCCGAGCCTCAGAGAGACGCCGCTGGACTTGAATCCTTTGACTCCGACTTTGAAGACGATATTGAATCA AGTAAGCCAAAAACTGACACATCAGCTGAGGAAGCAAGAAATGGAAAAGATATACAAGGAATTCCTTGGGAGAGGCTTAATTTCACTAGAGAAAGGTACCGCCAGACGAGAGTAAGAGAGTACAAGAACTACGAGAACCTCTATGGTTCTCGTGAAGAGATGGAAAAG GAATGCTTGCAAGTAGAGAAGGGAAAGGCCTTTTATGACTTTCAGTTTAACACAAGGCTTGTCAAATCGACAATTGTTCACTTTCAG CTGAGAAATCTATTGTGGGCTACATCAAAGCACGATGTCTACCTCATGGAAAATTACTCAGTAATGCATTGGTCATCACTGCTTCACAAAGGCGAAGAAGTACTGAATGTGGCTAAACCAATTGTTCCCAACCTG CATCCTGGACTGCTATCTCAGCAACTCTCTAGAGTGCAGATTAGCACTATGGtagttaaagaaaatttaatggtAGCAGGTGGTTTTCAAGGAGAGCTTATTTGCAAG TACTTAAATCAATCAGGGGCAGCATTTTGCACAAAATTGACTACTGATGATAATGCAATCACCAATGCTGTGGATGTGTTTAATAATCCTAG CGGTGCATTGAGAGTTATGGCTGCAAATAATGATGCTAAAATCCGAATATTTGATGCTGAAACTTTTGCTAGTATTAACCGCTACTCGTTCAACTGGTCTGTAAAT AATACCTCTGTAAGTCCAGATGGGAAGTTGCTTGCGGTACTCGGAGATAGTGTGGAGTGCTTGATTGTTGATGCCCAATCTGGCAAA GTTACCAACAGCCTAAAAGGGCATTTGGACTATTCTTTTGCTTCAGCTTGGCACCCTGATGGGCACATTCTGGCAACTGGGAATCAGGACACTAGCTGTAGGTTGTGGGACATAAGAAACCTGTCGAAGTCCCTAGCTATATTGAAGGGAAGAATGGGAGCAATAAGAGGAGTGAAGTTCACATCGGATGGTCGGTTCCTGGCCATAGCTGAGCCTGCAGATTTCGTTCACATCTTTGATACGAAGTTGGGGTATGTTAATTGCCAAGAAATTGATATTTTCGGTGAAATAGCTGGAGTATCGTTTAGCCCGGATACAGAAACGCTCTTTGTTGGGGTTGCTGATCGCACTTACGGCAGCTTGTTAGCGTATAACCGCAGACGATATAACCAATATCTGGACTCCATGTTGTAG
- the LOC105766851 gene encoding uncharacterized protein LOC105766851 gives MEQKKRVSRETNSETETERETRERERKTEDEGYKIFRGNGDKSSGVCPGRGTYSGRRRRIGMSADWGGPNGEIPERQAIKEWNPMLLCGVQSRPPNYNRRYLPGLASYVPHFKNLEKRGLRSDSVCPLCKAEPEDSHHLLWYCSTLWQLWFYLKLPMGFGDFSSDGTTNFVKAFLAMNMNSRQLSAISLWALWYKRNKLVYEDLKFELFEVVGFIQGYFQEFNRAKARELTAGIKRDVAWRPPQSGIIKLNFDASFLSISNCSISAVLARDSEGLIMGACTYSVVDIADAFVAEARAGERALLFALDMGFRKVILEGDSLTVIKKLISHSIDRSVLSPISQNIRGLAEAFEEVTYNFIPRAANRAVHELAMVGRNQNLPCFWVEEAPAKVIELAELDRHEWFRRD, from the exons ATGGAGCAGAAAAAAAGGGTTTCCCGGGAAACAAACAGTGAAACTGAAACAGAAAGAGAAACC AGAGAGAGGGAGAGGAAAACGGAAGATGAAGGATATAAGATATTCAGAGGCAATGGCGATAAGAGCAGTGGAGTTTGTCCCGGAAGGGGTACTTATAGTGGAAGAAGGCGGAGGATAGGGATGAGTGCGGACTGGGGGGGCCCAAACGGTGAAATACCAGAAAGGCAAGCAATTAAAGAATGGAATCCAATGTTACTTTGTGGGGTCCAGTCTCGACCGCCCAATTATAACCGGCGATATTTGCCAGGCTTGGCG AGTTATGTACCTCATTTCAAGAATTTGGAGAAGCGGGGATTACGGTCTGACTCGGTGTGTCCTTTGTGCAAGGCGGAGCCGGAGGATTCCCATCATCTATTATGGTATTGTAGCACGTTATGGCAGCTCTGGTTCTATTTGAAACTCCCTATGGGTTTTGGTGATTTCTCATCCGATGGaacaacaaattttgtaaagGCTTTTCTAGCAATGAATATGAATTCTAGACAACTCAGTGCTATTTCTTTGTGGGCACTTTggtataaaagaaataagcttGTTTATGAGGATTTAAAATTTGAGCTCTTTGAAGTAGTGGGTTTTATCCAGGGCTactttcaagaatttaatcGGGCCAAAGCTAGAGAATTGACCGCCGGTATAAAAAGGGATGTTGCTTGGAGACCTCCGCAATCTGGAATTATAAAGTTGAATTTTGATGCTTCTTTCCTGAGTATTTCAAATTGTTCTATTTCAGCTGTGTTAGCCAGGGATTCTGAAGGTTTAATTATGGGTGCATGTACGTACTCGGTGGTGGACATTGCAGATGCGTTTGTGGCTGAGGCGAGAGCTGGTGAACGGGCTCTTCTTTTTGCTCTGGATATGGGTTTTCGGAAAGTGATATTGGAGGGCGATTCACTAACTGTTATTAAGAAGTTAATCTCACATAGCATTGATAGATCTGTTCTTAGTCCGATTTCTCAGAATATTCGAGGTTTGGCAGAAGCTTTTGAAGAGGTCACTTACAATTTCATTCCTAGAGCAGCAAATAGAGCGGTGCATGAGTTGGCGATGGTTGGCCGGAACCAGAATTTACCTTGTTTTTGGGTTGAAGAAGCACCTGCAAAAGTTATTGAATTAGCGGAGTTGGATCGACATGAGTGGTTTCGTCGGGACTGA